One Campylobacter concisus DNA segment encodes these proteins:
- the cybH gene encoding Ni/Fe-hydrogenase, b-type cytochrome subunit: protein MSHKNADRISEYEFSIGVRLTHWIRFAAITLLVVSGYYISYVFVSPEITSEPTNFMQAKWRMTHQIAGFVLIAAFIFKFYLFVFDKHSKKEWMSVVDFLNPKIWIAQIKYYLFMGPHPHLRGVYNPLQFASYFFFYLILTLICLSGLVLYVHVYHEGLGGALYEPARFFEELMGGLANVRTIHRICMWVIMIFVPIHVYMAVFNAVKGKNGAMDAIVSGYKFVKEH, encoded by the coding sequence ATGTCACATAAAAATGCTGATAGAATCAGCGAATACGAATTCTCCATCGGCGTTAGGCTGACACACTGGATTAGATTTGCAGCGATCACACTTTTAGTTGTGAGTGGCTACTATATCTCGTACGTTTTTGTGAGTCCAGAGATAACGAGCGAGCCTACAAATTTTATGCAAGCAAAGTGGCGTATGACTCACCAGATCGCTGGCTTTGTGCTAATAGCGGCGTTTATCTTTAAATTTTATCTATTTGTCTTTGATAAACATAGTAAAAAAGAGTGGATGAGTGTGGTTGATTTTCTAAATCCAAAAATTTGGATCGCACAGATCAAGTATTATCTTTTTATGGGGCCACATCCGCATTTAAGGGGCGTTTATAATCCTTTGCAGTTTGCCTCATACTTTTTCTTTTATCTTATTTTGACTCTTATTTGCCTAAGCGGTCTTGTGCTTTACGTTCATGTTTATCATGAGGGACTTGGCGGAGCACTTTATGAGCCAGCTAGGTTTTTTGAAGAGCTTATGGGCGGACTAGCAAATGTCAGAACGATACATAGAATTTGTATGTGGGTCATTATGATATTTGTGCCGATTCATGTTTATATGGCAGTATTTAACGCTGTTAAAGGCAAAAATGGAGCGATGGACGCTATCGTTAGCGGCTATAAATTTGTAAAAGAACACTGA
- a CDS encoding nickel-dependent hydrogenase large subunit codes for MSEKRIVIDPITRIEGHLRIEVVVDENNVVKEAYSGSTLWRGLEQIVKGRDPRDAGFFMQRICGVCTYSHYRAGIIAVENALGIKPPLNAELTRTLMNAALYLHDHIVHFYQLHGMDWADVVSALSADVHKASEEAFKYTDLPFATGADKLKEVKERVEAFVKKGNLGPFANAYWGHSTYKFTPEQNLIVLSHYLECLRIQRTAAQMMAIFGAKNPHPQSLTVGGVTCVMDLMDPARMGEYMSKFAEIKEFVDRAYYPDILMAAKAYGNEPSVLNDVGVANLLCYDEFLIDKNDHLFKGGYILNGDLNKVYDIDENKITEEATRSWYKNDKALHPYDGETEANYTGLIDGESIDAEGKLAHSKLFDTKGKYSWIKAPRYDGLPMQVGPIASIVINYARGNERVKKVVDEFLAKSGLPLSAVFSTLGRTATRMLEAKVVAEHTMDAFNALVENLKSDQETCAKYVIDNKKEYKGNFQGNAPRGALSHWCRIKDGVITNWQAVVPSTWNASPKDAKGQMGSYEACLVGLKIADLSKPLEIIRKIHSYDPCIACAVHVMDTKGNDLSTYKINPNL; via the coding sequence ATGAGTGAAAAAAGAATAGTAATAGACCCTATAACACGTATCGAGGGACACTTAAGAATAGAAGTTGTTGTAGATGAAAATAACGTTGTAAAAGAGGCTTACTCTGGCTCAACTCTTTGGCGTGGTTTAGAGCAGATCGTAAAAGGCAGAGATCCAAGAGATGCTGGCTTTTTCATGCAAAGAATTTGTGGCGTTTGTACATACTCACACTACCGAGCAGGCATCATCGCAGTTGAAAATGCTCTTGGTATCAAGCCTCCACTAAATGCAGAGCTAACTAGAACGCTTATGAATGCAGCTTTATATCTTCACGATCACATCGTGCACTTTTATCAGCTCCACGGCATGGACTGGGCAGACGTGGTCTCTGCACTAAGCGCAGACGTGCATAAAGCTAGCGAAGAGGCGTTTAAATATACTGATCTTCCGTTTGCCACAGGAGCTGACAAGCTAAAAGAGGTAAAAGAGAGGGTTGAAGCCTTTGTTAAAAAGGGCAATCTTGGACCATTTGCTAACGCATACTGGGGACATAGCACATATAAATTTACGCCAGAGCAAAATTTGATCGTCCTCTCTCACTACTTAGAGTGCTTAAGGATCCAAAGAACAGCAGCTCAGATGATGGCGATCTTTGGCGCGAAAAACCCACACCCACAAAGCCTAACAGTTGGTGGCGTAACCTGTGTGATGGATCTTATGGATCCAGCTAGAATGGGCGAATATATGAGCAAATTTGCCGAGATCAAAGAATTTGTTGATAGAGCTTACTATCCAGATATCTTGATGGCGGCTAAAGCTTATGGTAATGAGCCAAGCGTTCTAAACGATGTTGGTGTGGCAAATTTACTCTGCTATGATGAGTTTTTGATAGACAAAAATGATCATCTATTTAAAGGTGGCTATATCTTAAATGGCGATCTTAACAAGGTTTATGATATTGATGAAAATAAAATCACTGAAGAAGCTACTAGGTCTTGGTATAAAAACGACAAAGCGCTTCATCCATATGACGGCGAGACTGAGGCAAACTACACAGGTCTTATTGACGGTGAGAGCATAGACGCTGAGGGCAAACTAGCTCACAGTAAGCTTTTTGATACAAAAGGCAAATATAGCTGGATCAAAGCACCAAGATATGATGGCTTGCCTATGCAAGTGGGTCCAATAGCAAGTATCGTTATAAACTACGCTAGAGGCAACGAGAGAGTTAAAAAAGTAGTTGACGAATTTTTAGCAAAGAGTGGCTTGCCATTAAGTGCAGTTTTCTCAACTCTAGGCAGAACCGCTACTCGTATGCTTGAAGCAAAAGTGGTTGCTGAGCACACAATGGACGCATTTAATGCCTTAGTAGAAAATTTAAAATCAGATCAAGAGACCTGCGCAAAATATGTAATTGATAACAAAAAAGAGTACAAAGGAAATTTCCAAGGCAATGCTCCAAGAGGTGCGCTTAGCCACTGGTGCCGCATAAAAGATGGTGTTATCACAAACTGGCAAGCAGTCGTGCCAAGCACATGGAACGCCTCTCCAAAAGATGCCAAAGGTCAAATGGGAAGCTACGAAGCGTGCTTAGTTGGTTTAAAGATCGCTGATCTTTCAAAACCACTCGAGATAATACGAAAAATTCACTCTTACGATCCTTGCATCGCATGCGCTGTGCATGTTATGGATACAAAGGGAAATGATTTGAGTACTTATAAGATAAATCCAAATTTGTAA